The segment ATCATGTTAATGACAAAGGTTTGGTTCCTAGGTGAAATGGACCATGGAAGTGCTATGTTACGGACTGACCCTCCCCTTAGAGGGGGAcactgtcaggctgtgtgtggatgtgtacaCAGACTGGATGATGGCCCTGGTGTCACCCCGGGACTCAATGCCTCAGCCTGTTGTGAAGGAGCCCAATATGTATGTCCAAACCATTCTCAAGCACCTCTACAATGTCTTTGTGCCAAGGTATGTCATAAAAGATAAGCCTTTAACGTATAGATCCATACCTTTTCACTTGTTACACTTGTCATTTAATTTCCGGTCGTTTTTCCCTCTAGGCCTGAACAGCATGGTCCAAACCACATCAGGCTTTGCCAGCAGGTTCTGACTGCAGTTCAGAAGCTGGCACGGGaatctgtttccatggtgagGGAAACCtgggaggtgctgctgctcttcctgctTCGCATCAATGATACATTACTTGCACCACCCACAGCTGGAGGTAAGCTCCACCTGCTTCACTTAACTGAAACTTCTTATATACTGAGCTGTAAATTCTTATTATTTTTGAtgacaaacatttaaaatctcCATTTATCTTAGTAGGGGTAGCTGAGAAACTGGCAGACAAACTTATGGCAGTGCTGTTTGAGGTGTGGCTGCTTGCATGTGCCCGCTGCTTTCCGACACCACCATATTGGAAGACAGCAAGAGAGATGCTGGCCAACTGGAGACATCACCCTCCTGTTGTAGAGCAATGGAGCAGAGTGGCATGTGCTCTGACCTCCAGGTTAGAATTGATTCGTTACACCTGAAAGTGAAATTGTTTTCTGTACAAAATTAGGAATTCTTGTTAATGtatgttcctgttttatttcagaCTTTTGCGGTTTACCCACGGACCATCCTTCCCACCTTTTAAAGTTCCAGATGAGGATGCCAGTTTGATTCCATTAGAGATGGACAATGACTGTGTGGCACAGACGTGGTATCGATTTCTCCACATGCTCAGGTGCATAATGATTTCATGTAATGGTAACTTCCCATTAATCAAGTCCTAACTGACATTGGTGGTTTTGTAGGGAAGTTGATGTTGATCTGTACTATTTTGTATGACTTCCCCCATCATTTCCTCTTTTCATTTGTTGTGTCCTACATGTATTCAACTCACTCATTTTCCATCTATGTTAAATCTCCAAGTATTCTGCTTGTTTCTTTCCAGCAACCCAGTGGACCTGAGCAACCCTGCTATAGTGAGCACCACTCCAAAGTTTCAGGAACAGTTCCTTAACTCAAGTGGCATCCCCCATGAGGTGGTGTTGCATCCATGCTTGAAACAGCTACCCCAGATCTTCTTCAGGGCTATGAGGGGTGTCAGTTGCTTAGTGGATGCCTTCTTGGGTAAGAGGAAGTTGAGTTAACATGACGTGACATTTAAGACATTATTTCAACATATGCAAACATTTAAGTAAAACAATACATTAGGATGCAATAGCAGTAACAAAGCATATGTTAATATAAATGTTAACCATTTCGCAGGTTGGTATATTTTTAACAGGCTTTTCTTGCCTTCTGTAAGTCGGTGACCTCAAGACTTACTCTTGTTCAAGTCTTACATAGACTGATTCAAAATTATTATCTGCAATTATTAGATGCAGAAATGTGACATGGGCAACAATAGGACACAGATATATGCTAGATATCATGCTACACAGTGTTATTTGTGGCGCCTTTTAAGCAACTGTCATACTGTGTTAGTATCACAGGATACCAATCAGTGCAAAGAAATTTAAGTATGCATGATCATTTAGAATAATGGTAAAATATGCAAATGATTTACAGCTAATCCAAGCCTTCATTTTGTAACACTGTTTTCTCCATTCCAGTTGTTACTCTAGCACTGCCCCTGGGTTAAGATGGAGGATGTCAGTAATACCTGTTTGAATAGCAATAtgtcagtgtgtattttttgtctttACACTGTAGGTGTCTCTGTTGAAAAGAGAGATGTACGGGAGAGGGTGTTCACTTTTTGTCCAGTGCTGCTCTCTCATGGtacaaacatcagctgatgCATCCTGTCACAGGATACTATGGGCATATGGGTCTATTTAGTGGTGGTGATGAAATTAACAACTGGTGTTACccttgcatttttttaaaaatcgaTACCCCCAACATATGTAGACCAAACTACAAGATCATCAACAAAGGGAGTCACGGCAGGCCTAAAATGTCAATCAAGATAGATGCATATCAATTACTGGTGATTTGTATCTAACCTTTGTCTTGCATGTGTGAGAATGAATGATCAACTCACAGTCTCTGAGACCAATTAATTGTATTTTTCTCTGTCATAACATTAGCAGTGGGGATGAATTTGTATGATTTTATTTACTCGGATAGTTGCTGTAAAAGTGGACGAGGGCGGTGCGATAAAAATTTCTTACTCATTTTTTTAGGCTAATCAGAACCCTCCTAATGGTTTGAGAATAAACAGACCACAGTACCCATCTCATTTGCCTTTCTGTCAACAGGTATATCCCGACCCAGGGCTGACAGTGCTCCACCCACCCCAGTCAATAGAATGAGCATGTCGCCTCCCCCCTCCATTGCCAACACCACGCCCCCTCACAGCCGCAAGCAGCGGCATACAGTGGTCACCAAAACTACAAGCAAGAGTTCAACTGTAAGTCTGACAGAAAGCTGTAACATTCACTAGATGCATGAAGTTTCTCACGCCACCATATTGGAAGACCGCAAGGGATCTGCTGGGTTTTCACTACACATTGTTTTTAGCTATTTATCATGGAAGTGTACTGTAGACTATGTCTGTATTTGATGAAGCTCCTCCCAAGTGCTATCATTTTGTTATTCTGATGCTGTGTGCATCCTAATGTGATGTTCTTCTTTTCCCTTGCCACCATTCAGGGCAGTGGTAATCAACCAACCAAAGCAtcccagcagcaacagcagcagcagacttcGTCCTCCCCAACCCTGCTTTCCAGCCCCAACCAGAGCAGCTGGGAGTCTCGGCCCCTCCCTGCTCCAGCACGGCCAAAGGTCAACAGCATCCTTAACCTGTTCGGCCAGTGGCTTTTTGATGCCGCTCTGGTCCACTGTAAGCTCCACAGCGGCCTCAGCCGAGACCCCAGCATGACCGGTAAGAAGTGAAGCACTGGCTAATAGCATTTCCTTTAATGCATGGGCAGGTGGGTGTTTTGTTGCTGTTCattattctgtgtttttgtgagttATATGTGTTTTgggtgttgttatttttttactgtatgttgTTTGGGATATCCTTTCCTTTTTTCACCATTTTCTCTGAAACTTTGTTGTGCCTTTCTGTGTCTGGAGGGCTTGGTTAGAAGTGGCCTTGTATGATATTTCCATCTGATTCTAATCCATTTGCATTCACCAACGATGTAAACCTAGCTAAAACTGCATATAGGCTAGCAACATATTCATACACTCATAGATTAAAATGACACATACAGTTAGTGTTTAGAGAGAAATTTGACGCATTTTTGGCTCtccatttatttttctctttttggtGTAGTGTCCTGCTCGTGTCTACCATGTCTGATTAATGTTAAGAGTTGAAATGGGTCAAACATCATGTATTgaggagaacaaaaaaaacacaattcatGCCTGATATGAATTGATCCCAAAATATTGGATCTGCTTTGATTTTGTCTCTCTCCACTATTTCTGTTATCTTGCAGCCTCTTTTATCCAAATTCTCCTTTCTTATAAATCTTGTAAGTAGGAACGGcagctttttttccctcactTGATTTGCGTTTCTTGACAAATCTTCCTGCTTTTCAGTTGAGTTCTTCATGATCATCGCCATTACCACCATTGTTTTCTGTTTCCACTCCTTGTCATATATAAAGTTCACTCAGCGTTCTTTCAGCGTTTTTCCCAAAGGTGATGGAATGGGTTTCACCAACTGACCACTTGTCTCAATCATAACGTTGCCAGTCTGTGACAATGCCACCCATCTTAAATGcctttattttttcttcatGCTAATACTTATAATTTAGTTTCAGACCCTCCTTAAGTTCAGcattattgttttgtttcttgtatgttttttgtgttgtaaattcacttgagtttttttttttttttttattggttggTGCCTCAATGCATGAAGTGAATGTTTTGTACCTTGAGTGATAGTCATATAATTGCAACATCCAGGGAGCTGACACAGGGATTTTGTTTTGTAGGCTTGCGGCAGCAATTAACTGACACAGTTTAGTATCATCACACTACACTGTCATGCTTTGTGCCAGTAATAGGTGGAACTTCTATGGCAAACTCTTTGTGTCAGAATGCCCTTTTATATTGAATGCCTTCaacggatgtgtgtgtgcgtttgcagTCATTGaagtgtttcctctttgttgtTAAAGTGAATAAATGTCtgctttttgttgcttttgtgttacattttttttactctttattttttttatagtgtgcaTATAGTAGATAAATGTCTGTTTGCCTGTGTCTCAAACATGCATGTATGCTGCTGACCACATTACAATTCAGGGTCCTTTCATTTCTTGTCTCTTCCCACTCTCTACAGCGATAGCCACTCAGGTGGGTCTGGAACTGAGAAGGAAGGGTTCCCAAATGTCCACTGACTCCATGGTGCCCAATCCACTGTTTGATACCAATGAGTTCCCCGAGAGCTATGAAGCAGGACGAGCTGAAGCCTGTGGAACTCTGTGTCGTATCTTCTGTAGCAAGAAAACTGGAGAGGATATTCTGCCTGTTTACCTGTCCAGGTAATGTAGTCAAGGTTTTTTCGGACTTCCATGGGATGCCCCAAGTTATAGCAAAtcgtttaaaaaaacaaatcacactgAATAATAGAAAATCAGTGTTGCTGCACTTCCTCCTATTTTATCATATGGACTTGTTAATCTTctctatttgtgttttttaataactGCAGAATTATTCTAGTGCCAAGCAAGCTGTTGCACCACAGTCTCCATTCTGTTCCTATCTACTGTGAGATCAGATTAGGTGGTGCTTCGCTCTGCGATTGATCTTGCTAGCATGATAATCTTCATAATATCCTGCAGTTAATTTAAAAccttgtgtgcatgtttgacaTTGGAaggaaatgcatttttcttaatTCCTTGATACTCCTTCCTTGATTTTACTATCTATTAGAATTTTAAAACTAGTCTGAGCCCAGCTTcatattgtgtgttgtgtgagtgtttatGATAATGTTGTATTATTTCAATATCTGCAGGTTCTACATGGTCTTGATTCAAGGTCTCCAGATTTCTGATTTCATCTGTAGACCAGTTCTGGCTTCTATCATTCTCAATTCGTCATCACTCTTCTGTACTGACCTGAAGGGCATCAATGTGGTGGTGCCATACTTCATAGCTGCACTGGAGACTATTGTGCCAGACAGGTTAGGCTTAGTCTTTTGCACAACTTTTAGATTGGTATCGAAAAgatttacatgttttatttactaAATAAGATTTATCTGTCACGTTTGTTAGGGAGCTGTCCAAATTCAAGATCTATGTAAATCCTACTGACCTGAGGAGAGCTTCCATCAACATCTTGCTTGCTATGCTGCCACTGCCGCATCATTTTGGCAACATAAAGTCAGAGGTAACGCCCTAAGTAATGCCACCTTGCTCCTTTAAAGAAAGGATTTTAATGTCAAATCTTTATGGTTGAAAGTGCTAAATGTGAACTTCTTGATATCAATTTCAGATAAATCCTGTTTTCAACTATATTGACTTTGTTTTTTAGGTTTTGTTGGAGGGGAAGTTCAATGAGGAAGATGGGTGGCCTCACGACCAGCCTGTGTCTTTCTTGTCACTGAGACTACGCCTTGTCAATGTCCTCATAGGagcgctgcagacagagactgaCCCAACCAACACACAGCTTATCTTAGGTATCTGCTGACACTTTCATATACCTTTTTTTCTGGTTATTTTGCCCTCATGCAGCTATTAATGACATGTGTTGCAGTATTTCTTGTACTATTGTTTTAATGTCAcatttcttctctttcaggTGCAATGCTTAATATAGTTCAAGACTCTGCGTTGTTAGAGTCCATAGGTGCACAGACTGAAACGGTAAGGGTTAGAACACGGCTGTTTTCTGATGATCAGTTTACATGTTACAAGTAGAATTCAACATCAACACTGCTTTGTTCTGGTGGTGGCAGGGGAGTATAGACGGGAGCCATGTGGCAGGAAAGAGTCAAAGTCACAGCCGGACAAACAGTGGCGTCAGCTTCACCAGTGGAGGCAGCACAGAGGCCACCAGCCCAGACTCTGAGCGTCCTGCACAGGCACTGCTCCGGGACTACGGTAAGACGTCTAACTGCTCACCAACACTAATATTATTGTGCCCAGTGAATTAACACAATAATGCTGCTTTGGTCAGATGATGCTATACATGCTGACAAGAGAATGATCAACAGTGATCAATATCTGCTTGCTGATCAATACCCAACTTAATAAATACTAAAATACTAATACTAAATTAACTCATTTGTTCTTTAAAGCTAACGTGGTTAAAGTGGTATGCAGAGTTAGGAAGCGTTGGGTAAAATGCCTTTGTAAGTGATACAAAGTTTGCTGTGATggcactgaatgtgctcctctTGATTGCAACAGTGTGTCTTAATCAAATGTCTTTCAGAGGTTTTTGTCTATTTGACTACTGGTGTTTAAATATGTTGGTTATAGTTTTTAAACTTGCACGGGTTTGTGTTAGGTAGGTTATGTGCAAGTTTATATTCACCCTATAGACAGgaaaaatatgattttatatatatatatatatacacactgattAAAAGTCTGGCTGCAATGATCccaaaatcatattttcatattttaatatatatatatatatatatatatatatatatatatatatatatatatatatatatatatatatatatatatatatatatatatatatatatatatgaaaatatgattttatatGATTTTGGGAAATATGATTTTGGGATCATTGCAGCCAGACTTTTAATCAGTCTTCAGCCTTAATATTATCACTTTCTAAAGGATCGACACATTGGACCTTTAAGTAGAAACTTTGAGAAAGGATGTCAGAATACAGAAATCCCTAAAGATGGGTTAGACTATTTTGGTAAAGTTTTAAGCAATGCAATAACAGATTTCTAAATAAAATCAGGTAGTAAAAAATGTTGATAATGCTCAGGTCTGTTCCTCAGCCGCTTAATGTATTACAAGCTTCTCTTTAACATTGTGTGCTGTGCTGATTTCAGTCTTTTCTAATGCatgttatcaatatatataaaacatatcTGCTAATTGGGCAGCCAGAAGTGTTTGTGCATGACCTTGTAGCTTTGTTGCCTTAATCCTTCTATGCTCTATTCTTTGCGGTGTTTGGTATTTCGGGGTGTTATATGGTTTAGCTCTTCCAGATACAGCGGCAGGCCTGCTAGTGCGCAGCATCCACTTGGTCACTCAGAGGCTCAACTCCCAGTGGAGGCAAGACATGAGCATCTCACTGGCTGCCCTCGAGCTGCTGGCTGGACTAGCCAAGGTAAAAACTATGTAGACTCACTGTAACTACCTGTAGTCACTGTCAGACTTTAgctttagttatttttttatcacTCCATTCAGTATATATAAAGAGCATCAGGAAATCAAGCAAAAGAGCTCTTCATTAaaaacatgtctgctgaaaGTCAAGGCTATGTACCTTAGTAAACTGCTCTACAAATGTGGCACATCTAATAGCATGAAACTTCATCTCTATCTTGTTAAAATACACTTACTGTGGATTTCCTCATTTTGCTTGTGGCTTAATCAGGTAAAAGTGGGAGTAGACTCTGCAGACCGTAAGCGTGCTGTCAGCTCTATATGCGGCTACATTGTGTACCAGTGTAGCCGTCCAGCTCCTCTGCAGTCCAGAGACCTCCACTCCATGATTGTAGCTGCCTTccagttcctgtgtgtgtggctcacagAGCACCCTGACATGCTGGATGAGAAGGTAACTTTATAGGCTGATTTCTCTCAGTTATGGTTAAGTTAAACAGGATTATTATTTAGTTTgattgattacatttttttttgtgtaccAGGATTGTTTGGTTGAGGTTTTAGAGATTGTGGAGCTGGGAATCTCAGGCAGCAAGTCCAGGCAAGATCAGGAAGTCCGACACAAGGGAGAGAAGGAGCACAACCCTGCTTCAATGAGAGTAAAGGATGCTGCTGAAGCAACGTTGTCCTGGTAACATTCTTTACATACAGAATTGTTGAGTGATTGTTAGTTTCTGCTAAAAAAAATTTAGTTTTTTGTGAGTTGATTGACAGCACacaataaatgttaaaaaataagctGATCAACGTTCTCCAGAATGAGTTTCTTCGATCATCTTTAGATATTTACAgattatttacagtatttttattattaaactgTTATAGAGTTATAGTTTgccttgtttttctgcttggTGTCCACACATAtttgtcttaaaatgtgttgcaTTCATTGACCTGATTTCTTCATGTTGACATTCTTGCTTGTGTTTCTGTGGTGTTCTCCAGTATCATGCAGGTGTTGGGGGCTTTCCCTTCTCCCAGTGGGCctgcctccacctgcagcttgCTGAATGAAGATACCCTAATCCGTTATGCCAGGCTCAGTGCTACAGGAGCAAGTAACTTCCGCTACTTTGTCCTGGACAACTCTGTTATCCTCGCAATGCTGGAGCAACCACTTGGCAACGAGCAGAGTAAGTATCTTGTGTCTTTTGTGTCCTTAGGCATAATATTGGACTGCAAAGACTGCATAACCCTTTAAGTACAAAGCACTGGCAAGAAATAGGTTATCTTATGTGTCTCTAAAATAAGAGCCTCTCTGTCTTTACAGACCCCAGCCCATCAGTGACCGTTTTGATTCGAGGGACAGCTGGCAGACACGCTTGGACCATGCAGCTATTCCATCAACCAAGAGGAGCTCGGGCTAATCAGAGGGTGAGATCACTCTGTAGATTATTGCACATGTTAAGTGACAATGCTAGACAAAGAAATATTTTAACTGTCTTCTTCACTCCTCCCACAGCAGGTGTTTGTTCCAGAGGGCCGTCCAAAACCTCAAAATAATGTGGGGATCAAATACAACGTCAAGCAGAGGCCCTTCCCTGAAGAAGTGGATAAGATCCCTCTTGTCAAAGCTGATGTCAGCATCCCTGACCTGGACGACATTGTCAGTAAGGAGGTGAGAGAATAGATGTAGCTCTTGTTGTGCTTGTATTCACATTATGCATAAGGTATAATGGCTCAATGGAGCCTTGCGAATTAATACATTTCTTGGTAATATCTGTTATTGCACAAACTCAGGAGTTATGTATGTGCTGGGAGGATGAGTCGAGAGCCCCAAATTCACTGACGAGTAATTTCCCCCATGTGAGTTGTTGAAGAGATGAAATTTAATTTGGGTGTTTGTGGTGGTTAAAAAGGGTTGAAAGGTTTGGTGATGATCATTTGATGCAATGTTTCAATCCAGTGCACTTTCCTTGCAATGATCTGCAGCTTTTACTGCAATCCAAGAGCACAACTTCCTAGAGAAAGTACCAGAAAGTAAATTAGTGCTTCTCTGACGGTGTTATCAAAAATGAACACACAAAGGCTGTGTTTATTAAAGGGATGTAGCACTTGATTGGATTACATTGTATGTGTGGAAAAGAGCTACTCACTCTGTGACTTAATGCTTCATACCAGACTTGTTAAACagacatgacatcactgatgggTTTTTATGTCTATCTTTGGAGGTGATACCTGTTTGGGACTTGCAGGGGACTGTCATTCATCCTGTCAGCATATCTGTGTGCTAAAAAGATTCCATCTCCTCCTTTTCAGCTGGAAGTTCAGCATGACAAGCTTCGCATACTAATGACCAAGCAGATAGAGTATGAGAATGCCTTGGAGCGCCACAGTGAGGAAAACTTCAAGTCCAAGCCTTTCCCAGACCCACAGACAGACTGCAAACCCCCTCCACCTTCACAGGAGTTCCAGACAGCTCGCCTCTTCCTCTCCCACTTTGGCTTTCTGTCTCTGGAGGCCCTTAAGGTTTGTAAACCTTACAAACCTTAGGTTTACTGAACAATATCATATTACTACGTAACACAGTAGAAAAACTCTGTGCTACTATGCCTCAGTTTTCTGCTAGAGGGATGTAACTTGAATCGCCCATCAATGGGAACACCACTTGTCAGTATTAACGATAAATCTAAAAGCAGTTCAGGCCACAAACCGATAAAGTTAATGTAGATtgcttttatatttatttgttattgtttgATAGGAACCCAACAACAGCCGTCTACCTCCTCATCTGATTGGGTTGGAGTCGTCCTTACCAGGGTTTTTTGATGACATCAGCTACCTGGACCTGCTTCCCTGCCGACCATTcgacactgtttttattttttatgtgagGGCTGGACAAAAGAGCAGCCATGAGGTGAGGAAATACAAGCTGGCAGTGTATAGCAGGACACAGTATTTTTTACTATATCTATGTTCAAATCTTTGATTATTAATATCCCTGCTGATCGTGTTGATCAGATTCTGAGGAATGTGGAGTCATCAGCCAGTGTCCAGCCTCACTTCTTGGAGTTTCTGTTGTCCTTGGGCTGGCCTGTGGATGTGGGACGCCATCCAGGGTGGACAGGACACTTAGACACCAGCTGGTCCCTGAATTCCTGCTCTGACAGCAACGACATGCTACAAGGAGGTAAGCTGGTAGACGAGAGGGAGTCTTTGGAAGAATACATACCACAATTGTCATATGATGGTATGTTATGTTGAAATTTGTAGAGGAAGCAGCCACTCCTGAGGACACAGGAGGTTCAGTGTTCAACGGGGAGAAGAAGGTTCTGTACTATGCTGATGCTCTGACAGAGATTGCATTTGTGGTTCCGTCTCTAACTGAAAATTCTGGTTAGTAATAAATACCTTATAGCAGATATTGAAAGCCCACTAGGAGACAATAGGTTGACTGAGATCATGTTTGCTCTTCGGTGTTCCACAGAGGAATCATCAGTGCACAGTGACTCCACAGTGGaggcagacacaaacacagacctcaTGCCAGCTATGCTGAAACAACCCAATCTCACACTGGAACTGTTCCCCAACCATTCTGAAAACCTGGAGTCTGCCAAAAAGGTAAAGTTTATTACATTTACCTTAACTGTAGGCTGACAGCACTGATGATgtcttttttaatttataaagGTTTTCTTACAGTAACATTGAATTATTCTCTTTATATAGCTTAGTCCTTTGGTGAAGACGAAAAGGTCATCAACTGGAAAGTCTTTCCCTCAGCTGGGGCCTGAAACAAAAGTATTTGTGGTCTGGGTGGAGCGCTTTGATGATATTGGTAGGCATATACTCCTAATGCATCTTCAACATATACTGTGTGATAGCATTTTTGTATTATGTATCACGACCAAAATACTGACGCCCATGAACGtcattgattttgtgtgtttagagaACTTCCCGTTGTCTGATCTGTTGGCGGAAACCAGCACTGGCCTGGAAGCTAGCACAAGCAACAGCACCTCCTGCAGGTATTTACAAGTTTACACTGTGCTGCCAGTATGAAGGAACGTGTAGTTCACGAAGCGTGTGCTGATGCACAGTGCACCAGATGCAATGGGCAGAAAAAAGGAACCGTGGCTGAGCTTTGACAAATGATACCGTGCTTTAAAGGAAGAGGCTACATAGAAAAAGGATTTAGACACCATTTTATGGTTGAGCTTTGTTGCTGACATGTATTCTCTGTTGCACCATATTATCCCCTGCCTTTCCCCCTCTTCCTGATGCAGGTCGGGGTTACTAGAAAAGGACGTTCCCCTGATCTTCATCCACCCTCTGAAGACAGGACTGTTCAGAATCCGCCTGCATGGAGCCGTTGGCAAATTCGGCATGGTTATTCCCCTGGTGGACGGCATGGTGGTCAGCCGCAGAGCTCTAGGTAAAAGCTTACATTGCTCCTTCTGACTTGCCCCTTCTTTCCTACAACACCTCTTTTGTTGCCCTTTATAGAAAGCACAGTCTTTACACAGTGCAGGAGGTAGTCTCTTCACTTATAATGTGCACACATTAATAGATTATGGCTGGTGAAACTGTACAGGAAGTAGTAGCATGAGTGTTCTTGCAGCTGAGCTTGCATCACTCCTGCAGGATACAGTGTACCATCACTAAAGGCTCTATATGCGAGCAGGTTCTGCCAAGACAGTGTGAAGAAAGTCTTGGTTTGTCTATCAAAGTACATCATGCAAGACAGTCAGAACATTACAATGTTCCTGCTCAAATTGCAGTTTGTCTcatgtcacacatgtcaaaagATTTTGATCAGTCAGTCTCGTTATTGCATTTTTATGCTGTTGCATTAACGTTGTGTGTGCGTCCTCCTCCAGGGTTCCTCGTGCGTCAAACGGTCATCAACGTGTGCCGGAGGAAACGCCTGGAAAGTGACTTGTACAACCCGCCTCATGTGAGGCGGAAGCAGAAAATAACAGAGATCGTCCAGCGATACCGCAACAAGCAGCTGGAGCCTGAGTTTTACACTTCGCTCTTCCACGAGGTGGGGGAGGGAAAGCCCCACCTctaaccccccctcccctccccagtCTTGTCCTAACACTGGCTcactacaacaacacacacacactcgtatctaaaactcacacacatttacaactgcacgcacgcacacacacacacacacacagaatctttatatttatactgtactattttgttatttatataaatacatatatcaACACTGTTTGCCTTTGACTCTGAGATCAAAGTGTCAAAAAACATGCCAAGGTGggaaaaaaactacatttcTGTGTTGCTGCCGCTCACTGAAGATCTGAACGGCTGAAGTTCAGCAGTGACCGTCGCTCCTCGTTTAGGCTCATGCTTCGTGGCAAAAGAGTTTCTGCTTGTCTTTAACTGCAATACAATAGTTACACTGTTGGCCTTTCTGAACCTGTAAAAAAAGTTTGTCCTTTACATCTTGTTCTATGAATGAATTTCCTGAGGTTTGGTAATACAGAGTTGTGTCCAAAATCAGATCTGCATACCcgtttttgtttcagtcaaacaAACGCATGGTTGGATTTTTGCCAAGGAGATAAAA is part of the Parambassis ranga chromosome 7, fParRan2.1, whole genome shotgun sequence genome and harbors:
- the LOC114438159 gene encoding ral GTPase-activating protein subunit beta-like isoform X3 yields the protein MYSDWRSLQLVVQSDQGHLSVLHTYPTSVGTEVANAVVKPLGTAVSPVATENILKTDKEVKWTMEVLCYGLTLPLEGDTVRLCVDVYTDWMMALVSPRDSMPQPVVKEPNMYVQTILKHLYNVFVPRPEQHGPNHIRLCQQVLTAVQKLARESVSMVRETWEVLLLFLLRINDTLLAPPTAGGVAEKLADKLMAVLFEVWLLACARCFPTPPYWKTAREMLANWRHHPPVVEQWSRVACALTSRLLRFTHGPSFPPFKVPDEDASLIPLEMDNDCVAQTWYRFLHMLSNPVDLSNPAIVSTTPKFQEQFLNSSGIPHEVVLHPCLKQLPQIFFRAMRGVSCLVDAFLGVSVEKRDVRERVFTFCPVLLSHGISRPRADSAPPTPVNRMSMSPPPSIANTTPPHSRKQRHTVVTKTTSKSSTGSGNQPTKASQQQQQQQTSSSPTLLSSPNQSSWESRPLPAPARPKVNSILNLFGQWLFDAALVHCKLHSGLSRDPSMTAIATQVGLELRRKGSQMSTDSMVPNPLFDTNEFPESYEAGRAEACGTLCRIFCSKKTGEDILPVYLSRFYMVLIQGLQISDFICRPVLASIILNSSSLFCTDLKGINVVVPYFIAALETIVPDRELSKFKIYVNPTDLRRASINILLAMLPLPHHFGNIKSEVLLEGKFNEEDGWPHDQPVSFLSLRLRLVNVLIGALQTETDPTNTQLILGAMLNIVQDSALLESIGAQTETGSIDGSHVAGKSQSHSRTNSGVSFTSGGSTEATSPDSERPAQALLRDYALPDTAAGLLVRSIHLVTQRLNSQWRQDMSISLAALELLAGLAKVKVGVDSADRKRAVSSICGYIVYQCSRPAPLQSRDLHSMIVAAFQFLCVWLTEHPDMLDEKDCLVEVLEIVELGISGSKSRQDQEVRHKGEKEHNPASMRVKDAAEATLSCIMQVLGAFPSPSGPASTCSLLNEDTLIRYARLSATGASNFRYFVLDNSVILAMLEQPLGNEQNPSPSVTVLIRGTAGRHAWTMQLFHQPRGARANQRQVFVPEGRPKPQNNVGIKYNVKQRPFPEEVDKIPLVKADVSIPDLDDIVSKEELCMCWEDESRAPNSLTSNFPHLEVQHDKLRILMTKQIEYENALERHSEENFKSKPFPDPQTDCKPPPPSQEFQTARLFLSHFGFLSLEALKEPNNSRLPPHLIGLESSLPGFFDDISYLDLLPCRPFDTVFIFYVRAGQKSSHEILRNVESSASVQPHFLEFLLSLGWPVDVGRHPGWTGHLDTSWSLNSCSDSNDMLQGEEAATPEDTGGSVFNGEKKVLYYADALTEIAFVVPSLTENSEESSVHSDSTVEADTNTDLMPAMLKQPNLTLELFPNHSENLESAKKLSPLVKTKRSSTGKSFPQLGPETKVFVVWVERFDDIENFPLSDLLAETSTGLEASTSNSTSCRSGLLEKDVPLIFIHPLKTGLFRIRLHGAVGKFGMVIPLVDGMVVSRRALGFLVRQTVINVCRRKRLESDLYNPPHVRRKQKITEIVQRYRNKQLEPEFYTSLFHEVGEGKPHL